Sequence from the Pontibacter pudoricolor genome:
TGACCGGCGAATACAATACCATAAAAGTCGTAGGCTTCGCGCTCCATCCAGTTGGCAGCAGCGTAAAGGTCCGTCAGGGTAGGCATTACCGGGTCCGAGATCGGGAAGTATACTTTAATGCGCAAGCGGTAATTATGACGCAAGCTATGCAACTGATACATCATGCAAAGCTCCTTGTCTTTCTGCTCCGGATAATGCACACCGCACATCGTAGTCAGGAAACTGATCTGCAGTTCCTTGTCGTCGCGCAGGTACTTTATCAGCTCATGAATGGTCTGGCGGTTTGTCTGGAACGTCATGATCCCATCCGGATTCATTGCATCCGTGATGTTCTCTTCGCCAAACTGTTCTATGATCTTACCGAGTACGTTTTCGTTCGTAAGCTCCATGATGCTTATTTAATATTGTAAGATTCCAAAAGAGCCTGATACTCCGGTGAGTTGCGGCGGCGGAGTGATTCGTTTTTAGCTAAATCCTGCACACGCATCAAACCATCCAGTATCTGCTCCGGGCGTGGCGGACAACCAGGCACGTACACATCCACAGGCACTACACGGTCAATGCCCTGTAGTACAGAATATGTATCAAAAATACCACCTGACGTAGCACAGGCACCAACAGCTACTACCCAGCGCGGCTCAGACATCTGCTCGTATACCTGCTTTACAACAGGCCCCATTTTCTTAGCTATAGTTCCCATAACCAGCAGGATATCTGCCTGACGTGGCGAGAAGCTTGGTCGCTCAGAACCGAAACGTGAAATATCGTAATGCGCGCCCATGGTAGCCATGAATTCGATACCGCAGCACGAGGTAGCAAAAGGCAACGGCCAGAGCGAGTTCGCACGGGCCAGACCAATTACTTTCTCAAACGATGTAGCAAAAAAACCCGCGCCGGTATAACCTTCCGGGGCTTCTGCCATTTTAATATCTTTATTAGAATCGCTCATTTCAGAGTTGAATTTTGTTGTACGAAAAGGCTTTTCAGGGCCTCTTGCTCTAACAATAATGTTCTTGTAATAGTTTAATCTATTCCCACTTCAAAATACCCTTCTTCAGCACGTAGAAGAAGCCGGACATCAGCAAACCAAGGAATAAAAGCATCTGCAGGAAACCTTCCACACCAAACTCTCTGAAATTGACCGCCCAAGGGTACATAAAGATGATTTCCACATCAAAAAGCACGAAAAGGATGGCCGTCATGAAGTACTTGTAAGATATTGGCGTACGCGCATCACCTACTGACTCGATACCACTTTCCCAGGCAGCATCTTTAACAGCACTGCTGCGCTTAGGGCCAAGCATGTGTGTTGCCACCAATGCAAAAATCACAAAGCCAATGGCCGCTGCAAATTGTATCAGAATCGGCAGGTAGTCAGACGGTAAGTACTGATTCACAGTAGTTTCCATAAAGTTGTAATTCTTTCTTGAAATTTAGGAGCAAAATTAGGGATAAATAGCCAACAATCAAAAGTATAAGTTGACTGGAAATTGGTGTGAAAAGCATGATTTATCTCACTTTTCACAGCAGTGTAATTTATCTAAATGCAAATATAATAAAACAAAGGGCCGCACTTTTTAGAGTACGGCCCTTTATCTAAACTATAGATTTATTATTTATTCTCGCCCAAGAAAGGGTAACGGTAATCTACCGGCGGCACAAATGTTTCTTTGATAGAACGGGCTGATACCCAACGCAGCAGGTTCAGCATAGAGCCAGCTTTGTCGTTCGTACCGGAGGCACGCGCGCCACCAAACGGCTGCTGCCCAACAACGGCTCCTGTCGGTTTGTCGTTGATATAGAAGTTACCGGCAGCCTGATCTAACTTTTTCGTAGCGTATTCTGCTGCGTAGCGGTCCTGGCTGAAAATTGCACCGGTAAGTGCGTAAGGCGAAGTCGAGTTAACCAGTTCTATAGTTTCTTCGAAGTTATTTTCGTCATACACATAGATCGAGATAACCGGCCCGAAAATCTCTTCGCACATGGTAACATAAGTCGGGTTATGCGACAGCAGCACCGTCGGCTCTATAAAGTAACCTTTTGACTTGTCGTAACCGCCACCTGCAATGATCTCTACTTCGTTGCTGTTTTTCGCATTATCAATATACTTGGCAATCTTGTCAAAAGACTTCTCATCGATCACGGCGTTAATGAAGTTGCTGAAATCTTCCGGAGCACCCATTTTAAAGGTTTTCAGGTCTTCGATGATATAGCCTTTTACTTCATCCCACAGGTTGCTTGGGATGTAGGCACGCGACGCAGCAGAGCATTTCTGGCCCTGGTACTCGAATGCACCACGAACGATACCTGTAGCCAGTGCTTTGGCATCGGCAGAGCGGTGGGCAAGTATAAAGTCTTTACCACCTGTTTCGCCAACTATACGCGGGTACGTTTTGTACTTATGGATGTTGGTACCAATCGTTTTCCAGATGTTCTGGAATACGCCTGTGCTACCTGTAAAGTGGATACCTGCAAAATCAGCGTGGTTAAAGATAACATCACCGGCAGTCGGGCCATCTACATAAACCAGGTTAATAACACCATCCGGCAGGCCAGCTTCGCGGAACAATTCCATGATCACCTGAGCAGCATAGATCTGTGTATTAGCAGGCTTCCAAACCACTACGTTACCCATCATGGCAACCGAAGCAGGCAGGTTACCGGCAATAGCTGTAAAGTTGAATGGCGTTAAGGCAAACACAAAACCTTCCAGCGGGCGGTGCTCCATGCGGTTCCAAACGCCCGGAGAAGATTCCGGCTGCATCTGGTAAATCTCCGTCATGTACTGCACGTTAAAGCGCAGGAAGTCGATCAGTTCACAGGCAGAATCAATCTCCGCCTGGTAAGCATTTTTAGACTGCCCCAGCATAGTAGCGGCATTCAATCTTGCTCTCCAGGGACCAGCCAATAATTCGGCAGCTTTTAAGAAAATAGATGCGCGGTGCTCCCAGCCCATGTTTGCCCAGTCTTCACGCGCAGCAAGTGCAGCATTAATAGCCTGTTCCACGTGTGTTGCATCGCCTTCGCTGAAATGCCCCAGTATGTGCTTGTGATCATGCGGCTGAAGCATCGGCTTCTTTTTATCGGTATAAACTTTGTCGCCACCAATGTACATCGGCACATCGATCTCTTTCGACTTCAGTTCTTTATAAGTGCGCTGCAGTTCTTCGCGCTCCGGCGAGCCCGGTGCATAAGACTTTACAGGTTCGTTTATGGGTGTTGGTACTTTAAAAAATCCGGTTGCCATGTAGTTTATAGTTAAGGATTTAAAATATTCTTCTGATGGTTTTTATAACCATGGTGCAAAGGTAAGGCTATTTCTGCAAATAATCTTGTTCGTTGTCGGGTTTAACCTTGTAAGGCAGTTCGTGCCAGCATCTTCCCGTGATTTAACAGTTTCTCAGAGGATTTGTTAGTTGCTATAGTTGGTTTATAGCTGGGTTAGTTGATGTGTTATAGTCTATAGATGGCTCTTGTCATTCCGGTCTAAGCCTGGGGATCTTATGTGCCTTATGGTTTCTCTTTTGTCATTTCGACGTTAGGAGAAATCTGAGTGCTATAGTTTGATAGTTTCCTCTTTGAACCAAGCCTTTTCTTCTATAGTTACTTCTAATCCTGGGAGCTCTAGCCTATTTATTGTTCTATAGTTTCCTTTGGTGCCCTCACGGCCGGGAGGCCCCGTCTTCGGGCATCGCGCTGCTGCTTTCTTGCTACCCTCATTCCTCGGGTTGCCTGACGGCACCGCAACAAATCAAAGGCGCTCAACCCAAAGACTGTGATCAGATCGATAGCTATAGTTGCTATAGTTTGAAAGGCTATAGTTGCATCGCCTTATCGTGGTTATAGTTCCGTAGGGACAGGTAAACCTGTCCTGTCCGTGGATGGACTGTAACTATAGCTAATTCAGATTTCTCCCGCTGGTCGAAATGACAGTTGGGCAAGTAGCAGAAAGCCTCCCTCAGAAGAGGGCAGGGCCGATCCCATTAAATTCAACCTCTTTAATGCCCCTACCCTTGAGGGGACTACGGGAGTGTAAATCAGCAACTATAGCACGATAATTCAAACTATAACTATAGCCGAAATTCCCCTCCCGGGAGGGGCAGGGGTGGGTTAAAACCGAAACTATAAAATGATAGCCTCAACTATAGCGACAGCTCGAAAGCTCCTTCCCCTGTTTTTAGGGGAAGGCTGGGATGGGGTAAAACTATAGAACTATAGCCTTAACAATATAGCCTATCTTCCTTCAACCAAGATCCTTTCAGGGTGACAAAAAATAGGGAGTAGTTGCAGCCCCCGCCTTAGGCTATCGGGAAACAACTTCGAAGGCAGCGAGTGTAGACCTGAGGAGATGACGGGGTGGTTGGACCACCGCAACTATAAAACTATAGCTGCAACTATGGCAATACCCTTTCTCCTAAAAATCGCTTAAATCTCACTTAATCCCGGTTCAGACTTGAAACAAAAACAGCCAGCTCATTTCTGAACCAGCTGTCTCTGCATCAATAAGTATCTTAAAATCTTTGTTCTAACGAGCTTCTTCCAGTGTAACCTTTGCCCATTTACAAATACCTCCGAGCGGCGGGTTATACTTGTATACACTCACCTTCACCGACTGCACAAACGGAAACTTGTCATAAACCTTGTCGATGATGCGGATGCCGAGATGCTCCAGTAACCTTGCGGGAGTTCTCATTTCTTCCAGCACCAGCGCATAAAGCACTTCATAGTTTACTGTTTCATGCAAATCATCTGTTTCGGCGGCGCGGCGCAGGTCAGTATTTATCGTCAGGTCAATGCCGTACTTGTTTCCGATCTTCTGCTCTTCGTCGTAAAACCCATGAAAGGCAAAGAATTCCATGCCCTCCAGTGCGATCTGCCCCATTCCCGCTTAGCCTATCTCGTCGAAGAAAGAACCGTTCTGCTTAACAGCTGCTCCGTTAGTAGCATAAGCATTACGCGATGGCTCTGTCATAGGTGGCTGTATTTCAGGCTTGTCCGGCTGAACCGGTTTAATTTCAGGTACAGGCTTCTCAATATCCGGAGCTGGCACACGACCCGGGTAGTCCGGCTTTATAGGCTCAACTTCAGGCGAAGGCACATTAGGCATTGGCGTTACCGGGTTCGGGATTTCAGGGTGCGGTTGGGTTACGTCTGGTGCCGGGTCGCCAAGTGGATTATATTCTTTGCCGTTATTTTGTACTGCAATCGGTGCATTAGCTGCAGTAGAAGCAGGTATCTGCTGCTGTATCGTTTCGGTTGTGATGTCCATATCTTTCAAGGTTTTCAGCAGCTCTGTGTTATCTATGTTAACATTAGCCGCTCTTGAAAGCATACTGTTTACTGAACTCTTTGGTTTAGCTTTTGTGCGTTCAACTTTATCCAGCGCATCATTCGCAAGGTTTTTCAGATCACGAACAAGGGTATCCAAATAGCCTTCCATACGCTGGTATTCCTGCTCCAGGCTCTTCACTTCTTCCTGCATTTCTGCTACCATTTTCTCGGTCTGGCGGCCGGCATCTTCCAATACCTGGCGTGCCTGGTTGCGGGCTTTGTTTAAGAGCTCGTTTGCCTGAAGCTCTGCTTCGCGGGCACGCAGTTCAGCTGACTTAGTAGCCTGCTCTAAAATATTGTTCCCGGTATCTTCGGCAGTTTTAAGCGTTTTATATAGCGATGATTCCACTTCGCGCAGCTTCTGGGTTTCGCGGTTGGCGGCGTCCAGCTTCATGCGGAGGTCTTTATTTTCATCCATCATTTTCTCCCACTGCTGCGACAGCGTAAGCAAAAATGCGTTTACTTCATCCTTGTCCAGTCCTCTGAAAGCCTTCTCAAACGTTTTCTGCCTGATATCTAACGGTGTAATCTTCATAATGCATCAAAATTTATATCCCAAACCGAAATGGTGCGGTCATCGCTACACGAAACTAACTGATTCTTGTGAGCCGACCAAAATAATTTATTAACCGATGTGCCGTGGCTTGCATTCCGAACTTTATCGATCACTTTCAACAACTTAAAGGTTTCGGCATCCCAGACCTTCACCGATTTGTCCATGCTGCAGGTGGCAAAGTAGCGGCCATCAGGGCTATAGACGATGTTGTTGATCGTATACATGTGCGCGATCACGTAGCCACGCTCCTTATAGTTGTTCTGTGCTTCCCAAACTCTAAGGTGCGCATCACGACCACCCGTTAACAGCAGTTCGCCATCCGGTGAGTAAACTATAGTAAACACCGAGTTGGTATGGTTCTGCAGCTCATAATTCAAATCCATTGTGGAGGCATCAAAAATGCGTACGGTGTGGTCGCTGTAGCCGGCTGCCAGCTCGTTGGTTTTAGCATTGTAAGCCAGGCTGCGCACACTTTTTTCTGATTTCCGAACTATAGTTTCCAGCTCAAAAGTATCGGCAGCAACTATAGCAATTCCACCGTTTTTCAGGCCCACATAAACTTTATTCAGCTCAGCCACATAAGCTATATCAAAAATTGGCACTTTGGGCAGCGGCACCGATTTAACTATAGTTTTCTGTTTTACATCGATCACGTGCAGGCCTTCATTGTTCTGGCCAACCAACAGCAGGTCTCGGTCCGGTATGTATTTGATGGCGTAAACAGAGCTTTCGGTACGGGCAATCAGTTCGCCCTGCTCAGGGTCGTTAAAATCC
This genomic interval carries:
- a CDS encoding NADH-quinone oxidoreductase subunit C, with the protein product MELTNENVLGKIIEQFGEENITDAMNPDGIMTFQTNRQTIHELIKYLRDDKELQISFLTTMCGVHYPEQKDKELCMMYQLHSLRHNYRLRIKVYFPISDPVMPTLTDLYAAANWMEREAYDFYGIVFAGHPNLIRILNVEDMEYHPMLKQYPLEDQTREDKVNTFFGR
- a CDS encoding NADH-quinone oxidoreductase subunit B, which encodes MSDSNKDIKMAEAPEGYTGAGFFATSFEKVIGLARANSLWPLPFATSCCGIEFMATMGAHYDISRFGSERPSFSPRQADILLVMGTIAKKMGPVVKQVYEQMSEPRWVVAVGACATSGGIFDTYSVLQGIDRVVPVDVYVPGCPPRPEQILDGLMRVQDLAKNESLRRRNSPEYQALLESYNIK
- a CDS encoding NADH-quinone oxidoreductase subunit A is translated as METTVNQYLPSDYLPILIQFAAAIGFVIFALVATHMLGPKRSSAVKDAAWESGIESVGDARTPISYKYFMTAILFVLFDVEIIFMYPWAVNFREFGVEGFLQMLLFLGLLMSGFFYVLKKGILKWE
- the pruA gene encoding L-glutamate gamma-semialdehyde dehydrogenase, with the protein product MATGFFKVPTPINEPVKSYAPGSPEREELQRTYKELKSKEIDVPMYIGGDKVYTDKKKPMLQPHDHKHILGHFSEGDATHVEQAINAALAAREDWANMGWEHRASIFLKAAELLAGPWRARLNAATMLGQSKNAYQAEIDSACELIDFLRFNVQYMTEIYQMQPESSPGVWNRMEHRPLEGFVFALTPFNFTAIAGNLPASVAMMGNVVVWKPANTQIYAAQVIMELFREAGLPDGVINLVYVDGPTAGDVIFNHADFAGIHFTGSTGVFQNIWKTIGTNIHKYKTYPRIVGETGGKDFILAHRSADAKALATGIVRGAFEYQGQKCSAASRAYIPSNLWDEVKGYIIEDLKTFKMGAPEDFSNFINAVIDEKSFDKIAKYIDNAKNSNEVEIIAGGGYDKSKGYFIEPTVLLSHNPTYVTMCEEIFGPVISIYVYDENNFEETIELVNSTSPYALTGAIFSQDRYAAEYATKKLDQAAGNFYINDKPTGAVVGQQPFGGARASGTNDKAGSMLNLLRWVSARSIKETFVPPVDYRYPFLGENK
- the folB gene encoding dihydroneopterin aldolase, translating into MGQIALEGMEFFAFHGFYDEEQKIGNKYGIDLTINTDLRRAAETDDLHETVNYEVLYALVLEEMRTPARLLEHLGIRIIDKVYDKFPFVQSVKVSVYKYNPPLGGICKWAKVTLEEAR
- a CDS encoding DivIVA domain-containing protein, encoding MKITPLDIRQKTFEKAFRGLDKDEVNAFLLTLSQQWEKMMDENKDLRMKLDAANRETQKLREVESSLYKTLKTAEDTGNNILEQATKSAELRAREAELQANELLNKARNQARQVLEDAGRQTEKMVAEMQEEVKSLEQEYQRMEGYLDTLVRDLKNLANDALDKVERTKAKPKSSVNSMLSRAANVNIDNTELLKTLKDMDITTETIQQQIPASTAANAPIAVQNNGKEYNPLGDPAPDVTQPHPEIPNPVTPMPNVPSPEVEPIKPDYPGRVPAPDIEKPVPEIKPVQPDKPEIQPPMTEPSRNAYATNGAAVKQNGSFFDEIG
- a CDS encoding WD40 repeat domain-containing protein, whose amino-acid sequence is MASKVQVQKIATLTGHRDCVYSLEQSGSETHFYSAAGDGMIVRWDFNDPEQGELIARTESSVYAIKYIPDRDLLLVGQNNEGLHVIDVKQKTIVKSVPLPKVPIFDIAYVAELNKVYVGLKNGGIAIVAADTFELETIVRKSEKSVRSLAYNAKTNELAAGYSDHTVRIFDASTMDLNYELQNHTNSVFTIVYSPDGELLLTGGRDAHLRVWEAQNNYKERGYVIAHMYTINNIVYSPDGRYFATCSMDKSVKVWDAETFKLLKVIDKVRNASHGTSVNKLFWSAHKNQLVSCSDDRTISVWDINFDAL